The bacterium genome includes the window GGATAGATTTTAATATTTCTTTATCTCTCATCAGATCCATTTCGCCAGTTTCTAATAGCTGTTCACATTCCAAAAGTAATCTGACAAGATGTGATGCATATTTAACATCATATCCAAATTTATCTACCAATTCTTTCCTTTTCCCAGTGGGACATTTTTCTAACATATATTGTCTTTGCTTAAACGCATATCCTCGGAAGGTGTGGTATGCTTTCTTACTAACAAACAATTTTCTATTTTCGACAACAATTTTACCTATTTCGGTTCTATGTGTTTGGAGATGATCCCTCGTAAATAAACTATCGAGCATGTTCGGATTGTTTTCCATAACTAATCTGAAATATTTGACGATATTATATATGGTCCCTTCCGCTTCTAATTTTTTGTATCTAAATTTTCCATTGGTTGTATATTGATAAAATGACGGAATATTATCATCAAATCCATAAAAATATCCATGAAAATTTGGGACTAAGATCTCTTTTGGTGGAATTGTGTATGCATAAATATCAAAATCAGATTCTTCCGTGTTAGCACCATATGCATATGACCCGACAATAGTTTCATATTGCATATTATCAACAATCCAATCTCTATCAAAACAACCAGAGTCATGGAGAACTTTCTTATTTAGAATCATTTTTACCTCTTTCATGAAAATGGGGAGATGAATTGCTATCATCCCCCCATTTCAAAATCATGTAGGCAATCCTTTACAGCCACAATCTTGACACAATCCAGAA containing:
- a CDS encoding nucleotidyltransferase domain-containing protein — its product is MIAIHLPIFMKEVKMILNKKVLHDSGCFDRDWIVDNMQYETIVGSYAYGANTEESDFDIYAYTIPPKEILVPNFHGYFYGFDDNIPSFYQYTTNGKFRYKKLEAEGTIYNIVKYFRLVMENNPNMLDSLFTRDHLQTHRTEIGKIVVENRKLFVSKKAYHTFRGYAFKQRQYMLEKCPTGKRKELVDKFGYDVKYASHLVRLLLECEQLLETGEMDLMRDKEILKSI